A segment of the Candidatus Bathyarchaeota archaeon genome:
CAGGATGAAAGGGTTAAAGCTGGTTTACATCGGTGTCCACAATAATGTGTGCAACTCCCTCATTGAAGCCTGCACCATGACTGGCATGCAGATTACAACCGTAACGCCGATTACACATGAACCCGCTCAGGACTCTGAGTTGCTTGAAAAAGGGAAAAAAACAGGATTGTACCATTCAACACTTGATGTGAAGAACGCTGTAAAGGACGCAGATGCTGTTTATACAGATACATGGGTTGACATGGAACTTTTCCTCGACCCAAAATTCAAAGAAGAAAAGGA
Coding sequences within it:
- a CDS encoding ornithine carbamoyltransferase (catalyzes the formation of L-citrulline from carbamoyl phosphate and L-ornithine in arginine biosynthesis and degradation), translated to RMKGLKLVYIGVHNNVCNSLIEACTMTGMQITTVTPITHEPAQDSELLEKGKKTGLYHSTLDVKNAVKDADAVYTDTWVDMELFLDPKFKEEKEERIKLMMPYQINRKLMEDSDALIMHDMPIHRGYEISGELIEASNSVIYDQAENRLHSEKAILLKLLNKI